One window from the genome of Erwinia sorbitola encodes:
- the rfaD gene encoding ADP-glyceromanno-heptose 6-epimerase — MIIVTGGAGFIGSNIIKALNDKGHTDILVVDNLKDGTKFANLADLNIADYMDKEDFLISILADEDFGGDVEAVFHEGACSSTTEWDGKYMMDNNYQYSKELLHWCLDHQVPFLYASSAATYGGRNADFIEERQFEEPLNVYGYSKMLFDHYVRNILPEAQSQVCGFRYFNVYGPREGHKGSMASVAFHLNTQLNNGENPKLFEGSDGFKRDFIYVEDVASVNLWFWENAVSGIFNCGTGRAESFQEVADAALKYHQSGEIEYIPFPEKLKGRYQAFTLADQTKLRAAGYDKPFKTVAEGVAAYMAWLNRNA; from the coding sequence ATGATTATCGTCACTGGCGGCGCTGGATTTATTGGCAGCAACATCATCAAAGCGCTGAATGATAAGGGTCACACCGATATTCTGGTGGTGGACAACCTGAAAGACGGCACTAAGTTCGCCAATCTGGCGGATCTGAATATCGCTGATTATATGGATAAAGAAGACTTCCTGATCTCTATCCTGGCGGATGAAGACTTTGGCGGTGATGTTGAAGCGGTATTCCATGAAGGTGCCTGCTCCTCCACCACTGAGTGGGACGGTAAATACATGATGGATAATAACTATCAGTATTCCAAAGAGCTGCTGCACTGGTGCCTCGATCATCAGGTGCCGTTCCTGTATGCCTCCTCCGCAGCCACATACGGCGGGCGTAATGCAGACTTTATCGAAGAGCGTCAGTTCGAAGAGCCGCTAAACGTATACGGCTACTCCAAAATGCTGTTCGACCACTACGTGCGTAATATCCTGCCAGAAGCGCAGTCACAGGTTTGTGGCTTCCGTTACTTCAACGTCTACGGCCCGCGCGAAGGCCACAAGGGCAGCATGGCGAGCGTGGCATTCCACCTCAATACCCAGTTGAATAACGGCGAGAATCCAAAACTGTTTGAAGGCAGCGATGGATTTAAACGCGACTTTATCTACGTGGAAGATGTGGCCTCCGTGAACCTGTGGTTCTGGGAAAATGCCGTATCCGGTATCTTCAACTGCGGAACGGGCCGTGCTGAATCATTCCAGGAAGTGGCTGATGCCGCACTGAAATATCACCAGAGCGGTGAGATTGAGTACATTCCATTCCCGGAAAAACTGAAAGGCCGTTACCAGGCGTTTACTCTGGCAGACCAGACCAAACTGCGTGCAGCAGGCTATGACAAGCCTTTCAAAACAGTTGCTGAAGGTGTTGCAGCCTATATGGCCTGGTTGAACCGTAACGCGTAA
- the tdh gene encoding L-threonine 3-dehydrogenase, with amino-acid sequence MKALAKLHARPGIWMIEDAPIPEPGHNDVLIKIRKTAICGTDVHIYNWDAWSQKTIPVPMITGHEYVGEVVAMGQEVVGFSIGDRVSGEGHITCGHCRNCRGGRTHLCRNAIGVGVNRQGCFAEYLAIPAVNAFKIPDNISDDMAAIFDPFGNAVHTALSFNLVGEDVLITGAGPIGIMAAAICHHVGARHVVITDVNEYRLGLARQMGVTRAVNINEENLSQVMSELGMTEGFDVGLEMSGVPEAFRSMLAVMNHGGRIAMLGIPPSEMAIDWNQVIFKGLFIKGIYGREMFETWYKMAALLQSGLDLSPVITHHYHIDNFQQGFDEMRSGRSGKVILDWS; translated from the coding sequence ATGAAAGCCTTAGCAAAACTTCACGCCCGGCCCGGGATCTGGATGATCGAGGATGCTCCGATCCCGGAGCCAGGACATAACGATGTGCTGATCAAGATCCGCAAAACAGCGATCTGCGGCACTGATGTGCATATTTACAATTGGGATGCGTGGTCACAGAAGACCATTCCGGTGCCCATGATCACCGGCCATGAGTATGTCGGTGAAGTCGTGGCGATGGGTCAGGAAGTGGTGGGATTCAGCATCGGAGACCGTGTCTCCGGCGAGGGGCATATCACCTGCGGACACTGCCGCAACTGCCGTGGGGGGCGTACGCATCTTTGCCGTAACGCAATCGGTGTTGGTGTAAACCGGCAGGGATGCTTTGCCGAATATCTGGCGATCCCCGCTGTTAACGCCTTCAAAATCCCTGACAATATCTCTGATGATATGGCAGCCATTTTTGACCCCTTCGGCAACGCTGTTCACACGGCACTCTCGTTTAACCTGGTGGGCGAAGATGTGCTGATTACCGGCGCTGGCCCTATTGGCATAATGGCTGCCGCTATCTGTCATCATGTTGGTGCGCGTCATGTGGTGATCACCGATGTGAATGAGTACCGCCTGGGGCTGGCGCGCCAGATGGGCGTGACACGTGCGGTAAACATCAATGAAGAGAACCTGTCTCAGGTGATGAGTGAGCTGGGAATGACGGAAGGCTTTGATGTTGGTCTGGAGATGTCCGGCGTTCCTGAGGCTTTCCGTTCAATGCTGGCAGTGATGAACCACGGCGGGCGCATTGCCATGCTCGGCATTCCACCGTCAGAGATGGCTATCGACTGGAATCAGGTGATTTTCAAGGGGCTGTTTATCAAGGGTATCTATGGCCGGGAGATGTTTGAAACCTGGTACAAAATGGCCGCGCTGCTTCAGTCTGGTCTCGATCTGTCACCGGTGATCACCCACCACTATCACATTGATAATTTCCAGCAGGGCTTTGATGAGATGCGCTCCGGGCGTTCGGGGAAAGTAATCCTCGACTGGAGCTAA
- a CDS encoding divergent polysaccharide deacetylase family protein yields the protein MFQSRKLSGLLVALLLSAPVYAGKLSIVIDDFGYRPAQENQVLQMPAAISVAVLPNAPHAREMATKAHQRGHEVLIHLPMAPLSKQPLEKDTLRPDMSLEEITRIIREAAADVPFAVGLNNHMGSAMTSSLPGMEKVMQVLDHYNFYFLDSMTIGNSQSSRAAAGTSVKVIKRRVFLDDTQNEADIRQQFTRAVRLAQRDGSAIAIGHPHPATVKVLQQMLPTLPADITLVRPSQLLNEPQRINNKPLPPDHKPQPVKPRNPFHGSEVCKVTVQPVPATRALEVIGESISDSPLVQSLEKDLSGVKFDFGQ from the coding sequence TTGTTTCAAAGCCGAAAACTCAGCGGCCTGCTGGTCGCACTGCTTTTATCCGCTCCGGTCTATGCAGGCAAGCTTTCAATTGTCATTGATGATTTTGGCTATCGGCCTGCACAGGAGAACCAGGTATTGCAGATGCCCGCGGCTATCTCGGTCGCAGTATTACCCAATGCCCCGCACGCGCGTGAAATGGCAACCAAAGCCCACCAGCGCGGCCACGAGGTGCTGATTCACCTGCCGATGGCCCCCCTCAGCAAACAGCCGCTGGAAAAAGATACCCTGCGCCCGGATATGTCCCTGGAAGAGATCACACGCATCATCCGGGAAGCAGCAGCTGATGTGCCGTTTGCAGTTGGCCTCAACAACCATATGGGCAGTGCAATGACCTCCAGCCTGCCGGGCATGGAGAAAGTAATGCAGGTGCTCGATCACTATAACTTCTACTTTCTCGACAGCATGACTATCGGTAACAGCCAGTCCAGCCGGGCTGCCGCTGGCACCAGCGTGAAAGTCATTAAACGCCGGGTGTTCCTGGACGATACCCAAAACGAAGCGGATATCCGCCAGCAGTTTACTCGCGCAGTACGTCTGGCGCAGCGTGATGGTTCAGCGATTGCTATCGGGCATCCTCATCCTGCAACCGTCAAAGTCTTGCAGCAAATGCTGCCCACGCTGCCAGCCGATATCACCCTGGTGCGTCCAAGCCAGCTGCTCAACGAGCCGCAGCGCATCAACAACAAGCCACTGCCACCAGACCACAAACCTCAGCCGGTAAAACCGCGTAATCCGTTCCACGGAAGTGAAGTGTGTAAAGTGACCGTACAGCCGGTACCTGCAACTCGTGCGCTGGAGGTGATAGGCGAAAGCATCAGCGACAGCCCGCTGGTACAGAGCCTGGAGAAAGACCTTTCCGGCGTGAAATTCGATTTCGGCCAGTAA
- the kbl gene encoding glycine C-acetyltransferase codes for MNQEFYQQLKAQLSSAEREGLFKHERQITSAQQASIVLADGSEVLNFCANNYLGLANHPALIAAAKAGMDSHGFGMASVRFICGTQDSHCQLEKELAAFLGMEDAILYSSCFDANGGLFETLLGPEDAVISDALNHASIIDGIRLCKARRYRYANNDMAELESCLQQAQAEGARHILIATDGVFSMDGVIANLAGICDLADRYQALVMVDDSHAVGFVGHLGRGSHEHCGVMGRIDIITGTLGKALGGASGGYTAAKQEVVEWLRQRSRPYLFSNSLAPSIVAASRQALALLADGQGLRQRLWDNVNYFRTAMSAAGFTLAGADHAIIPVMLGDARLAQNFAARLQQEGIYVTGFCYPVVPKGQARIRTQISAAHTQDQLERAVNAFRRVGQELGVIPQGEAQ; via the coding sequence GTGAATCAGGAATTTTATCAGCAGCTTAAGGCACAGTTGAGCAGTGCTGAACGGGAAGGGTTGTTTAAACATGAACGGCAAATAACCAGCGCACAGCAGGCTTCAATTGTGCTGGCTGACGGCAGCGAAGTGCTTAATTTTTGCGCCAATAACTACCTTGGCCTTGCCAACCATCCCGCGCTGATTGCTGCGGCTAAAGCAGGTATGGACAGCCATGGATTTGGTATGGCCTCCGTGCGTTTTATCTGCGGCACTCAGGACAGCCACTGCCAGCTGGAGAAGGAGCTGGCTGCGTTTCTCGGTATGGAAGATGCCATTCTCTACTCCTCCTGTTTTGATGCCAACGGCGGACTGTTTGAGACGCTGCTGGGGCCGGAAGATGCGGTAATTTCTGATGCGCTGAATCATGCTTCGATTATTGACGGTATCCGCCTGTGTAAAGCCCGGCGCTATCGCTATGCCAATAATGATATGGCAGAGCTTGAATCCTGTTTGCAGCAGGCACAGGCAGAGGGTGCCCGCCATATCCTGATCGCTACCGATGGTGTGTTTTCTATGGATGGTGTAATCGCCAACCTGGCGGGTATCTGCGACCTGGCAGATCGCTATCAGGCGCTGGTAATGGTCGATGATTCTCATGCCGTTGGCTTTGTGGGGCATCTGGGACGCGGCAGTCATGAACACTGCGGGGTGATGGGAAGGATCGATATTATTACCGGTACCCTGGGAAAAGCGCTGGGCGGCGCCTCTGGAGGATATACCGCCGCGAAACAAGAGGTAGTGGAGTGGCTGCGGCAGCGATCAAGGCCCTATCTGTTCTCTAACTCACTGGCACCCTCAATAGTTGCGGCATCCCGGCAGGCACTGGCCTTGCTGGCTGACGGGCAGGGTTTACGGCAGCGACTGTGGGACAACGTAAACTATTTTCGCACGGCCATGAGCGCAGCAGGTTTCACTCTGGCAGGGGCAGACCATGCGATTATTCCGGTAATGCTGGGTGATGCGCGGCTGGCACAGAATTTTGCCGCCCGTTTACAGCAGGAAGGGATCTATGTCACCGGTTTCTGTTATCCGGTAGTGCCGAAGGGGCAGGCGCGGATCCGTACGCAGATCTCAGCCGCCCATACTCAGGATCAGTTAGAACGGGCGGTCAACGCCTTCCGGCGGGTGGGACAGGAACTGGGTGTGATCCCACAGGGAGAAGCACAATGA
- the envC gene encoding murein hydrolase activator EnvC, with amino-acid sequence MREKATVLHPRTPRYASAVVSPSRASLSALAVSALCTGALLFSFSALAAEDNKSQLQSIQQDIAAKEKSVQLQKQQRSQLLDQLQSQEKIIAQASRQLRDTQSSLTTLNKDIASLNASISKLQQQQTQQESILAQQLDAAFRQGQHNGLQLILSGEESQRSERMLAYFGYLNDARQKSIEALKQTRSDLSAQKASLIDKQAEQKSLLSQQQSQQQKLEGARQARKKTLTTLESSLEKDQAQLVEMRQNESRLRDKIAKAEREAKARAEREAREAEKVRQREAQAKSKGSTYKPTDSERSLMSRTGGLGQPSGQAVWPVRGSIEHRFGEQLQGELRWKGLVIDAPEGTEVKAIADGRVLMADWLQGYGLVVVVEHGKGDMSLYGYNQSALVTVGTQVRAGQPIALVGTSGGRGTPSLYFEIRRQGRAVNPLPWLGR; translated from the coding sequence ATGAGGGAAAAAGCGACAGTGTTACACCCAAGGACCCCGCGTTATGCATCGGCTGTAGTGTCGCCATCACGCGCAAGCTTGTCCGCCCTGGCCGTCAGTGCGCTTTGCACCGGAGCATTGCTGTTCTCTTTTTCTGCCCTGGCGGCAGAAGATAACAAATCACAACTGCAATCGATTCAACAGGATATTGCCGCTAAAGAGAAAAGCGTGCAGTTGCAGAAGCAGCAGCGCAGTCAGCTGCTCGACCAGTTGCAGAGCCAGGAAAAGATTATCGCGCAGGCCAGCAGGCAGCTGCGCGACACCCAGAGTAGCCTCACCACGCTCAATAAAGATATCGCCAGCCTTAACGCATCCATCAGCAAACTTCAGCAGCAGCAAACGCAGCAGGAATCCATTCTGGCGCAGCAGCTTGATGCCGCATTCCGTCAGGGTCAGCATAACGGATTACAGCTTATTCTTAGCGGGGAAGAGAGCCAGCGCAGTGAGCGTATGCTGGCTTATTTTGGTTACCTCAACGACGCACGGCAGAAATCGATTGAAGCGCTGAAACAGACTCGCAGCGATCTGTCAGCACAGAAAGCCTCGTTGATTGATAAGCAGGCTGAACAGAAGTCGCTGTTAAGCCAGCAGCAGAGCCAGCAGCAAAAACTGGAAGGCGCACGTCAGGCCCGTAAAAAAACCCTCACCACGCTAGAATCTTCGCTGGAGAAAGACCAGGCGCAGCTGGTTGAAATGCGCCAGAACGAAAGCCGCCTGCGCGACAAAATTGCTAAAGCCGAACGGGAAGCTAAAGCGCGTGCCGAGCGGGAAGCACGTGAAGCCGAGAAAGTCCGCCAACGCGAAGCGCAGGCAAAAAGCAAAGGCAGCACTTATAAACCGACCGACAGCGAGCGTTCACTGATGTCGCGTACCGGCGGTCTTGGTCAACCGTCGGGTCAGGCAGTATGGCCGGTTCGGGGAAGTATTGAACATCGTTTTGGTGAGCAGTTACAGGGTGAACTGCGCTGGAAGGGGCTGGTGATTGACGCGCCTGAAGGTACCGAAGTGAAAGCTATTGCCGATGGCCGTGTTTTGATGGCTGACTGGCTGCAGGGTTACGGCCTGGTGGTGGTGGTTGAGCATGGTAAAGGCGATATGAGTCTGTACGGCTACAATCAAAGTGCCCTGGTCACCGTTGGCACTCAGGTGCGTGCCGGGCAGCCTATCGCGCTGGTCGGTACCAGCGGTGGGCGTGGCACACCTTCACTCTATTTTGAAATCCGCCGTCAGGGACGTGCAGTCAATCCACTACCGTGGTTAGGAAGATAA
- the rfaF gene encoding ADP-heptose--LPS heptosyltransferase RfaF: protein MKILVIGPSWVGDMMMSQSLYRTLKAEHPDAVIDVMAPAWCRPLLSRMPEVNQAVAMPLGHGALEIAERRRLGKMLKANGYDRAFVLPNSFKSALVPFFADIPRRTGWRGEMRYGLLNDLRKLDKSAFPLMVQRYVALAYDKTRIHSASDLPQPLLWPQLAVQDAEKQAAISAFGLASGRPMIGFCPGAEFGPAKRWPHYHYATLAQRLIDQGYQVVLFGSAKDHDTGQQILATLADDSRQHCRNLAGETQLEQAVILLAACDAVVSNDSGLMHIAAALNRPLVALYGPSSPDFTPPLSDKARVIRLITGYHKVRKGDADEGYHQSLIDITPERVMTELETLCPRPGV from the coding sequence ATGAAAATTCTGGTTATTGGCCCGTCATGGGTCGGCGATATGATGATGTCACAAAGTCTCTATCGCACCCTAAAAGCCGAACATCCCGATGCAGTCATTGACGTGATGGCACCAGCGTGGTGCCGTCCGTTATTGTCACGGATGCCGGAAGTGAATCAGGCAGTGGCGATGCCGCTGGGCCACGGGGCGCTGGAAATTGCCGAGCGTCGCCGGCTGGGGAAAATGCTCAAGGCCAACGGCTATGACCGTGCCTTTGTGCTGCCCAACTCGTTTAAATCCGCCCTGGTTCCCTTTTTCGCTGATATCCCACGCCGTACCGGCTGGCGCGGTGAGATGCGTTACGGATTATTGAACGACCTGCGCAAGCTTGATAAGAGCGCATTCCCATTGATGGTACAGCGTTATGTAGCGCTGGCGTACGATAAGACGCGTATTCACAGCGCCAGTGACCTGCCACAGCCTCTGCTATGGCCGCAACTAGCCGTACAGGATGCAGAAAAACAGGCCGCAATCAGCGCCTTCGGCCTTGCTTCCGGACGCCCGATGATTGGCTTCTGCCCCGGCGCAGAATTTGGCCCGGCTAAACGCTGGCCACATTACCATTACGCCACCCTGGCACAGCGCCTGATCGACCAGGGCTACCAGGTTGTGCTGTTTGGTTCAGCAAAAGATCACGATACCGGGCAGCAGATTCTGGCAACACTTGCGGATGATTCACGCCAGCACTGCCGTAATCTGGCCGGAGAAACCCAGCTGGAGCAGGCGGTTATACTGCTGGCGGCCTGCGATGCCGTGGTCAGTAACGATTCCGGCCTGATGCATATTGCCGCAGCACTGAACCGGCCGCTGGTAGCTCTCTACGGGCCAAGCAGCCCTGACTTTACCCCACCGCTGTCCGATAAAGCCCGCGTGATACGTTTAATTACGGGTTACCATAAAGTTCGCAAAGGTGATGCCGATGAAGGATATCACCAGAGTCTGATTGATATTACGCCAGAACGGGTCATGACCGAGCTGGAAACGCTTTGCCCACGACCTGGAGTCTGA
- the rfaC gene encoding lipopolysaccharide heptosyltransferase RfaC codes for MRVLIIKTSSMGDVLHALPALTDAMHAIPGIRFDWVVEEGFAQIPSWHPAVDRVLPVAIRRWRKHWFGSQVREERVVFKRELQSREYDAVIDAQGLIKSAALVTRLAKGIKHGQDSRSAREPFASWWYDKRHDISKQQHAVQRTRELFAKSLGYALPSTPGDYAIAQHFTQELPADANQYLVFLHATTRDNKHWPEDHWRELIGLIEPSGLKVKLPWGAEHEHQRALRLAEGFDFVEVLPKLTLEKVACYLAGARAVVSVDTGLSHLTAALDRPNITLYGPTDPGLIGGYGKNQVVLLPAESKDMAAISPQMVMQKLVTILP; via the coding sequence ATGCGGGTTTTGATTATTAAAACATCCTCAATGGGGGATGTACTGCACGCATTACCCGCTCTGACCGACGCTATGCACGCGATCCCTGGGATTCGCTTTGACTGGGTGGTAGAAGAGGGTTTTGCGCAAATTCCCTCCTGGCATCCGGCAGTGGATCGCGTTTTGCCCGTGGCGATTCGCCGCTGGCGTAAACACTGGTTTGGCAGCCAGGTGCGTGAAGAGCGAGTGGTATTTAAACGCGAGCTTCAGTCTCGGGAATACGATGCAGTCATCGATGCTCAGGGGCTGATTAAAAGTGCAGCCCTGGTGACGCGTCTGGCAAAAGGCATTAAGCATGGTCAGGACAGCCGTAGCGCCCGCGAGCCATTTGCCAGCTGGTGGTACGACAAACGTCATGACATCAGTAAGCAACAGCATGCCGTACAGCGTACCCGCGAGCTGTTTGCTAAAAGCCTGGGATATGCGCTGCCATCAACGCCAGGCGATTATGCTATCGCGCAGCACTTTACTCAGGAGCTGCCCGCAGACGCTAATCAATATCTGGTGTTTTTGCACGCAACGACGCGAGACAACAAACACTGGCCGGAAGATCACTGGCGCGAGCTGATAGGTTTAATAGAGCCTTCAGGATTAAAAGTTAAATTACCCTGGGGTGCAGAGCATGAGCATCAACGCGCACTGCGGCTGGCAGAGGGGTTTGACTTTGTTGAAGTGCTGCCTAAGCTGACGCTGGAGAAAGTTGCCTGTTACCTTGCCGGTGCCCGCGCTGTAGTGTCGGTGGATACCGGGTTAAGCCACTTAACCGCAGCGCTCGACCGGCCGAATATTACCCTGTACGGCCCGACCGATCCGGGACTGATTGGCGGATATGGAAAGAATCAAGTGGTGTTGCTTCCGGCTGAGTCGAAAGATATGGCGGCCATTAGCCCGCAAATGGTTATGCAAAAACTCGTCACAATTCTGCCGTAA